One genomic window of Cannabis sativa cultivar Pink pepper isolate KNU-18-1 chromosome 2, ASM2916894v1, whole genome shotgun sequence includes the following:
- the LOC115719847 gene encoding uncharacterized protein LOC115719847 → MAMYNPQYYDPYYTSPQEYQYNPYYDTYTYNQQWGDYSSTSYNEINQYVQPTSYYPPVLSPDLERALIDMSNSLKAATLEIKQNMIQCQQNFQKNMQIFQQSLQKLENPAKSRETSTSEYEIQCSNIMPSQVESDPIENVSGITVQSGIQLESPHQEVNDLIPSHEVRNSSLEESSPPKVESPTLVGPPSLKKSYKPIVPTYVPPPPFPSRLKKSKKEEPIKEILETLPNIEVKIPCLEEIKEETHCANILKELCPNEKKLNGCEKVSVGENENVGVHQRKLLRETSTIPCTISKTRFDHCMIDLGEIINNKSYFNFAFLNLGPSRKTQVLIQLTDQTNAYPLRIVKDVFVQAYGLVIPGDSYIIEMEDEGDPNPTSTLFGRPFLLTASEKLDTKAWILRMEFDGETLKFNVLDSIHKYIKNVSLLEDPT, encoded by the coding sequence ATGGCGATGTACAATCCACAATACTATGATCCTTATTATACCTCGCCACAAGAGTATCAATATAATCCCTACTAtgacacttacacatacaatcaGCAATGGGGAGATTATTCTAGCACTTCGTACAATGAAATTAATCAATATGTTCAACCAACTTCTTACTATCCTCCTGTACTATCACCAGATCTAGAACGTGCTCTTATTGATATGAGCAACTCTTTGAAGGCTGCTACTTTGGAGATTAAACAAAATATGATACAGTGTCAGCAAAACTTTCAGAAAAATATGCAGATCTTTCAACAATCTCTACAAAAGTTAGAAAATCCTGCGAAGTCAAGGGAAACATCTACAAGTGAATATGAAATTCAATGTTCAAACATTATGCCTTCACAAGTAGAGAGTGATCCAATAGAGAATGTCAGTGGCATCACTGTCCAAAGTGGTATACAACTTGAATCACCACACCAAGAAGTTAATGATTTGATTCCAAGTCATGAAGTCAGAAATTCATCCCTTGAAGAGTCATCTCCACCGAAGGTTGAATCTCCTACTTTAGTTGGTCCACCATCACTGAAAAAGTCATACAAACCAATTGTACCAACTTATGTCCCTCCTCCACCTTTTCCAAGtagattgaaaaaatcaaagaaagaggagcccaTTAAGGAGATCCTTGAGACTCTTCCTAATATTGAGGTAAAAATTCCATGTCTTGAGGAAATCAAAGAAGAGACTCATTGTGCTAACATTCTTAAGGAGTTGTGTCCAAATGAGAAAAAGTTGAATGGATGTGAGAAAGTAAGTGTGGGGGAGAATGAGAATGTTGGTGTTCATCAAAGAAAGTTGTTGCGTGAGACAAGTacaattccatgcacaattagTAAAACCAGGTTTGATCATTGCATGATAGATTTaggagaaattattaataataagtcttattttaattttgcttTTTTAAATCTTGGTCCATCAAGAAAAACTCAGGTTCTTATTCAATTGACTGATCAAACTAATGCTTATCCTTTAAGGATAGTTAAAGATGTTTTTGTGCAGGCTTATGGACTTGTCATTCCAGGTGATTCCTACATAATTGAGATGGAAGATGAGGGTGATCCCAATCCTACATCAACTCTATTTGGGAGACCCTTCTTACTCACTGCGAGTGAGAAGTTGGATACAAAAGCATGGATACTTAGAATGGAATTTGATGGTGAAACACTCAAATTCAATGTGTTAGATTCCATTCATAAATACATAAAGAATGTGTCTTTGTTAGAAGACCCAACGTGA